Proteins from one Salaquimonas pukyongi genomic window:
- a CDS encoding SDR family oxidoreductase: protein MDLGIAGRKAIVCAGSRGLGRGCAEHLADAGCTVFLNGRNPEVTNQTARDIQERTGSKVIVVLGDISDPLTQMHVFDACPEPDILINNNGGPPPRDFRELGREAILEGVVQNMVTPIEMVQKSLDGMVKRRFGRIVNITSLSVYSAIPGLDLSSGARAGLTAFLAGIARTTAKDNVTINQILPGKMDTDRIRSNLENSASKKGTSLADEEAASIAAIPAGRFGTPSEFGALCAFLCSAHAGYMTGQNFLMDGGLNPNAF, encoded by the coding sequence ATGGATTTGGGAATTGCCGGAAGAAAGGCAATCGTATGCGCAGGCAGCCGCGGCCTGGGGAGAGGTTGCGCCGAACATCTGGCAGACGCCGGCTGCACAGTCTTCCTCAACGGGCGCAACCCTGAGGTCACCAACCAGACAGCAAGGGATATCCAGGAGCGCACCGGCTCGAAGGTTATCGTGGTGCTGGGCGACATTTCCGATCCGCTAACGCAGATGCATGTTTTCGACGCCTGCCCCGAGCCGGACATTCTCATCAACAACAATGGCGGCCCGCCGCCGCGTGACTTCCGCGAGCTAGGGCGGGAGGCAATTCTCGAGGGCGTGGTGCAGAACATGGTGACGCCCATCGAAATGGTGCAGAAATCGCTCGACGGGATGGTGAAGCGCCGGTTTGGCCGTATCGTCAACATCACGTCCCTGTCGGTCTATTCGGCCATTCCCGGCCTCGACCTGTCATCGGGTGCAAGAGCGGGGCTGACGGCATTTTTGGCCGGCATTGCGCGCACCACCGCGAAAGACAATGTCACCATCAACCAGATCCTGCCGGGAAAGATGGATACAGACCGCATCCGCTCCAACCTTGAGAATTCAGCCAGCAAAAAAGGCACGAGCCTTGCGGACGAAGAGGCTGCTTCGATTGCCGCCATTCCTGCCGGGAGATTTGGAACACCAAGCGAGTTCGGCGCCCTGTGCGCGTTTTTGTGTTCGGCGCATGCCGGCTATATGACGGGCCAGAACTTCCTGATGGATGGCGGCCTAAATCCAAACGCATTCTAA